GACAACAGGGGAGTGCTGGAGCCAGGGATTCCCGGTCTAAAGGTTCCTCTCCAGAAGGACAGTTTTTAAGTCTGCAGGACAATTGACGGTGAAGACGGTGTGGGAGGTGTTTCGTCTTTCCACAAGGGTGGCAACCGCCTCGCCCAGATCCAGGTGGTTCAGGTAGCCAGGTGTCATGCGCTCTGGAGTGGCTACACCTGCGTCGATCTTCACCTGCCAGGACCAATCAAAAAAGGGAGACGGGGatgaagagagaggggaggataCACGCAAGGGTGGGTTAGACGACAGGAAGGAGATGAAGGAGCAGTCCTTATGAACCATTCATATAAATAGTTACAAATAGTCATTTACATGCATTCCATCAAAATGACTGTTTACATGCACTTAATGTTCCGGTATttgcccttttaaaaaaaatagacgaTATTCTGGCTAAGCTGTTTACACTgctaatgaaggtaaatattccactaatattcatGTTTACATGTAGCTGTGCAAAATAAGTTTGTTTCTAAGTTCACTACCGGTGGAGGACTCGTTGGacacagcgtccctctttcattctgTCAACCAGCGTCTTGTAAAGGTTGCCGTAGCGATGTGTGGCATATCCAAACACCTgatgatatccaagtctttgataatgtttaaaagtagctcgGCCGGTTGGTTTGGAGTGGATGGCTGGAAGTCTTTTCAGCAACAGAGTGGagtttgattgatttgattgataCTTAAAGGGAtcagtgttttaatccaaaccactaGTCTTAGCCAGTCGTTTTGGGGCCTCTCGGTTACCTTTTGTTGGCTAAACATAACTACAATGGCCGCTGAAAGGACCATCCCCTCACGGCGCCCTGtggctggctcactgtcacctTTTCTTGGCGAAATGTAACTGTAACGACCACTAAACTTAACCCTTTGGTCATGTGATCAGTCATCACATGACCATTTAGCAGTTGCCCTAATTTCATATATTAGATCAGAAATCTTTTTCATCTCTGCAGATGAATGCCGTTCCACTGAAGTAATGTAAAACTAGGGccagaggttaatgaacatgctttattatgccttaATGGTATAAAActaacttatgtaataaaatatgtaacaacctgtaacaaaacaatagctcttttcaaataaataaatatgaaataatgttctaaatatgacctataCTGTGTCcgcttaaaaccttttcaatgtaataagagAAGGTTTttcggtgtccatgtgagctttaagatctgtatgtgctccctgtctgatcggatctgctccctgtatgtgttccctgtctgatctgctccctgtatgtgttccctgtctgatctgctccctgtatgtgctccctgtctgatttGCTCCTGTTTTTGCTCCTTGTTGGATCTGCTCCTTGTTGGATCTGCTCCCTgtttgtgctccctgtctgatctgctccctgtctgatctgctccctgtttgTGCTTCCTGTtggatctgctccctgtctgatcttcTCCCTGtctgtgctccctgtctgatctgctccctgtctgatgtgctccctgtctgatctgctccctgtttgtgctccctgtctgatctgctccctgtttgtgctccctgtctgatcttcTCCCTGtctgtgctccctgtctgatctgctccctgtatgtgctcccggtctgatctgctccctgtatgtgagTGTCTCAGAGCCGCTCCCAAGGCAGCCTCTCGGGAATTAAgtcacgcaacaaagtaccgtagtattgtgtgcaaagtgCCAGTCACTTTATGTACATGTTTataatggtcccatgaaaaacagaGATGCCGGACAGtacgtaaaaagtggacatgtccaGGCAAAAGAGGATGTTTGGTCACCCTGATATGTATGCTGTAGCtcatgaaataaatacaatttaatttcaaatcCTTTACAACCCTTTCATGGGAAAAGACATGTGTCCTGTTTAAAACAGGCCTGAACAGGATATTGCCACTTTGAGCCACACATCAGGTCAGGTAGATCTCTTCTATCAGCTGTGGTGTTTTGTTAATTGAAGTCTCACCTGGTTGAGTTTGCAGGGCACCTGAGGATACTCCTCTCGTAGGACCTGGCAGAAGGCCAGGGTGCTGGCAGAGCCCACCGTCAGGAAGCCCGTCCCAGGCATCAGCAACTTATCACCTGCTCCTCCTGGGCACACCGGAAACTCCTGGTTACCAAACAGCGCAACTGTACAAGTCTTGTATGATTTTGACACtgtttaacccttttgttgtcttcccatcgaccatGCACTcttcctcccgggtcaaaagtTCTCTGTTTATTATGCATAAAATAATCCAAGTCTGTGTCTCTGTTCCACCTTTTTAGCCAACTTCATTACAACATATtaacactagttttacacttctttttggaattcatggtcaattaaATTCATACCATTATTCCTAATTTCTAAGTTAAAGAAActaaaattaggaattatttttgactgatagGTTCAGagtaatgtatgttgatggactatcataaaataaaaattctctcatttaatatcttgtattgTGGACTTTGGGAAACACCAACACATTTTCCACCATGTTCTGAAAACCAAACTGCCTTTGAATGACTCACTCATTTTGGCTTCTGTATGTAGAAAAAGCAAAGATGAGTTCTTAGTGTTTCTCACATGCACTGATGAGCACCTCCTACCCCCCGTTACATGAATTAGACAGACCCGTGCTTATAGTAATAAAGCAATCACCTGTTATGAATGTGTAGGTACAGTTGGAGTCGTCCCTCACCAAGGGGAAGAAGGCCTTCCATGACACAAATGTGCTGAAAAGTAATGTCTCAATTACCTGCAGAGTTGACAGGAGATGAAACGTGAAATAATCGGACAAGAATCAGAAATGTCATCCTTGTAGCAGAGGAAAAGACTCTTCAGAACATTCAGACACGATGTAGTGTATATGCACAATGTTCCCCTTCTGGGATTGTTCAACTGCCGCCGGATATTTCATCGAATATCTTTTCACCAGATGTCCGCCCACGTCCTCTGTCTcagtgttggtgttctaacctctggtggatttctgaggactatggatacctggtccccagatctctgcagggtaaatccagacagctagctagactatctgtccaatctgaggactatggttacctggtcctcagatccctgcagggtaaatccagacagctagctagactatctgtccaatcagaggactatggttacctggtcctcagatctctgcagggtaaatccagacagctagctagactatctgtccaatctgaggactatggttacctggtcctcagatctctgcagggtaaatccagacagctagctagactatctgtccaatctgaggactatggttacctggtcctcagatctctaaaactacttctgatcatatacatgttccaccagaactacttccttcctgagactatttagcagaggcaccgtgacTCCGGCTGGAGCTTAGCCCTGCccaggacgattgtgattggtttaaagaaatgcagacaaaccagagcacgttttccccccatcccagaatgctgtgtggactcgccagaccctcctctgtagcgctgtggaggaaggtctggcaaagcttGACATGATGTAACTGACTACATTCCTGCCTCCACTAGAACTGTTAAAATGAAtagaatgtgtgtatatatagctACCTGAATGCACAGAAAATTCACGATTTAATCCAAACCATTGGCAGTCTCATGTGCTGTATTGGTCAGGCTCACCCAGTGTAGGTCTTTGACAGACTGGGTGTGTGGGGGTCCTCCCTGCCACCAGCTGAAGCCCAGAGAGGAGACGATGTCTGACACCTTCCCCACGGCTTTGAGCAGGGCCTTCTTCGCCTCCTCAGCTCCCTCCTCTGACCCTGGAACGGAGAGAGGAAACTAAAGAGAAAAGCTTCCAGCTGGTGGTTCTGCTAAGACAGTTAAGGAAAGTCTAGTCTAGTCTACAGAATATCTAGTCTATGTCCAGGACGTCCCCCTTCTGAGAATGCTCTGTTATTGCCAGAACTTCCAGGGATGTCtcaccaccaaaacaacttccttcctgagactatttagcagaggcaccgtggctccgtgcGGATCTTAGCcccgcccatgatgattgtgattggtttaaactgCTGGTAACAGTCTTTGTCTTgaagcaccccccccccgctctccTCCCGTCACCAAACCTACCCACATTCCCCACTACAGTGGTGAGGTTATCCTTTGTGTTGGGAGATACGAACGATTGGAGCCTCTCCAGCCGGCTGCTGTCCCTGGAGATCACTGCAACTTTgaaacctacacacacacacacacacacacacacacacacacccaaacaaaacaacacacacccacaaaacacacacacacacacacacacacacacacacacacacacacacacacacagatatacagtatatcagacACATTTATCTATTGTTCAGACAGACAAAACCAGCACCTTTGACACATATAATTTAGGACTAATCCCTTTCACATGGAAATGAGCATTCACTAACAGACATACATTGTCCAAATGTGTTTCTCAAGGCAGAGGGACAAACGTGACAGGGCAGCAGATGGTAACTGTCTGCTCAATCCAAACAGCAAAACTATGGATGTGCAACGTAAATCCAAAACAAGTGCACTCTTCTCATGGCATGCTGCAGTGGTTCATGCAGAGTGCAGCACAATGAAGAAGCCGAATAGATTGCTGCTTGTATGGAGCGGAACTGCCTCTAAACCATACACTCAGCTAGCTTACTTCCAaccttaaaatgtaattttataataaaaaagatgatGTTTCAGAGTCTGAAACCCGAGCACAGATCAACTCATTTGTGTTTGTAGGGACCACCAACATCCCAAGAAACCGAAACGCACAAGCTCAAATAATCTCACAAAACACgctaaaaaatacataaatttaCATTGTTTAAAGGTTACGTTTGACAATCCAACCGGCACATTACGCAccaaatgtaggctacagcaCAGAAAACACCCATTGGATCGTTCAGTGCAGCGCTTGGAGTTTGGGAAACTTTACGCACGCAGACGCACCATCACCACCGTCATTTAAAAGCCAGAATATTCTCACAAAGTACTAAATTACTCATAAATGTCTGCTCTGCAGTTTATCATGATGCAATGCCCCCTGCGTAAAGTCCGCGAGAGTCACAGGTGCGTAAAACTGACAGTCTCCAAATGAATGTGCATGTGAGACTATAGATATGATATCCTTTTCGGCTTCAAATAGTATATTGAGAATAATTCCGGTCGacgtttctgtgtgtgtgtgtgtgtgtgtgtgtgtgtgtgtgtgtgtgtgtgtgtgtgtgtgtgtgtgtgtgtgtgtgtgtgtgtccaagtgcCCCCTGGGCAGCTTACCTTTGTCCAGCAGTGCTTTTACTATCCCAGAGCCCACTGTTCCCGCTCCTCCTAGCGCTAACACAACCCTGTCCGAGTTTGACATGCTGGCTGCAGCTGCACAGGCCTGCTGGAGGCTGGAGGAAGGAGGCTGGAGgctggaggatggaggatggaggaggactCTGTGTATGTGCTGGAAGTGAAGCTGCTGGCTTGTGTTGAGCATCTTGGGGAAACCAGGATGCTTTAAACTAAAGTCAGGGGCCACCGTTCCGCCCTTCTACCAGTGTCACTGAAGCCACGCCTGCGGATCCCACTCACCACTGGGCAATCGGTTCATGTAGAGCATAGATCTTCAAAGGGGGGTCCGGCACCCCTATGGTGTCCTCAGAGTTTCAAATTATTGTTTGATAGGGAAAATAGACATTTACATGAATTCAACATGTTGTTTGTAAAGccatcttttttaaattacaaaacattGATGGTAAGGTATAGGTGAGGAAGGCATCCACAGCTACAGTTAAACTTTAGGATTAACTGCTCCACATTTTAACTAAACCTTATGATGTATGTAAATACACGAATATGTAAACAATTGCTATTTTATTAGCTTAATATTATGTACACCATAGAAAGGTATGTCTAAAGGCTCTAGGCCGCCCTACACGTTATTGGaggtccagtttaatatgcaaatcAATTTTAGAGGATATGTAAGGGGACCATGCTCCGTCTCTTTTTCAGCTGAAGGGTCCTCGCCCTAAAAGACGTCAACGACCCCTGTAGAGaccatatatttatataatattaatgtatTAACGGTCTTTGAGAAGGGCGCCCAACAGATGGAatgctgccatctagtggaggACTCGCTTTTGACAGTAGCCCATAAGTAGACTGAATAGAAACTGGGCAAATTGgtcatttttataaattaatttacCCATCTCTTGATGTCGTCTATTTTCAACTTATATGGTTTTATCTTTGATCCATCATTTTGAGTTCTAAACTCGTGTTCCCAGTGCAGAACTCCTCCTCTCCGGCCTGTCCTGGTGATCCTATGAAACGCACCCGTCTGGGAAAATCCGTGCCACGTGACAATGTTTACTTTGTCCCTAGACAATCAGGTGGCCGTCGGCTGCACGGTgactttaactgtctatgtggCTGGGTGGCAGCAGATGTTTCAGTTACCTGATTAATCGATACACATGTGAATAAGTGGCAGAcccaggtgagtgtgtgtgtgtgtgtgtgtgtgtgtgtgtatcaaagcTTCTACTTTGATCAAACTTTCAGCTGAAGCGgctaggtaacgttagcttagctccGACACTGGTACTTTTCTTTTGGATTGAGATGTCGTTCATAATTCTAGTAATTTAATGTTCCGAGATCATACTTTGTAAAACTTGAGGCCCAGCGATATATATATTATCGAGAGATGTCCAAAACAAGGTTAAACTAGATTCTTTCCGTGACATTTGAGCTTTTCTGAGGAACTGAGTGGGTACTTCCGGGGGTCTTCCCCGCGGGAGGCGGCGTCTGGGCTTTGATCGAAAGGGAAGCGAACTGAAGAACAGCTTGCACATTTCTGGTATTTGAGATCAAATCTGTTGTAGTAAATAAGGTGACGAGTTTTACATTTGCTCATATTTATAAGAAATTTGGTATGAATATCTCGCCATTTAAAAAAGACCATAACGCAACAGTAACCTAGCAAAAGCAGCTATCAGGGAAATAGGTTAAGCTAATGTTGCTAACGTCAAACTGCTGACAACTGTTACTTTTTCTCTGACTCGTGTCATTTAATATTTTACCGACACACTTTATGTTGGCCTCGGCTCATAACGAAAGTAAAAACGTTACATTTTCCTTTCCTCACTAGCCAGGCCAACGTGTCATAAGTTTCACTTTCGGTAATAATCTATCAGAGGGTTTCTGCTCTGAAGCTGTAGAGATGAGCATGCAGGGAAATGTTGGTGGCTGTGTTCTCAGCTCGAGTTAAACCCGTCCTCTACCTCAGCAACGCTACCGGAACATATACAACATACACAGGGACACCATGGAGGGTACTAACTATATATGCAGACatgctgtacatacagtacattttaaaagaaaaggattTAAGATACAGAGTAAGGGTTAGCATTAGAATTGCTATGGACCATTTTTTGTGAAATCGTCAACCTTTAAGATGAATTATGTTGAAAATGTCCTATTTGTCCCACTGTCAGCTGAATAAAAGAGATGAGCATCTCTAGGCACCCAGCCAGGGATCTATTGGACAACTATGATCTCAGTCTGGAACAGCAAATTGTGGGACGGGGCTCCAACCTGgcatgcagagatgaggagctgTGGAAGCAGGTGGAGGTCTTGCTGAAGGACGGAGATGCTCAGGAGACACACTGCCTGGGTCTGGATCCTCTGAGCGTGATGGAGGAGTCGCTCACAGCAGCCGCATCATCTGCAGCAGCCTGCGCAGGGCGAGTCAAAGCCAGAGGAGGGCTGCGAGGCCTGGCTAAAGCTTTCGAGGTCCTGGAGCAAGCGGCCTTAAACCTGTACCTCGGTCCCTGGAGGGACGAGTACAAAGTAGTCAAGGTTGGCTGAAAAAAGAGCTGCACATGTTGAATTTctgatttatatttgtgttaacTCATTTTACTGCAGGATTTCTTCTTTCTAAGtattagatggatggatggatatataggtaggtagatagatggatagatagatggatagatagatggatagatttATTAATCCCAAATTGGGAAATTACACTGATACAGCAGCAAGTTACCAAGGACATAcacacttactcactcacacacataaaaaatatactaaataataaatgagaCAGCAAAGATATAAACTGAGAAATCTACTTAAAATGTGTATATAAAGGAATGAAAAGAATGTGCATGTATATacctcaccggccactttattaggtcacctgtccaactgctcgttacacacttaatttctaacagcaatcacatggcggcaactcagtgcatttaggcatgtagacatggtcaaagaatctcctgcattcaaaccgagcatcagtatgggggaAAAagggatttgagtgactttgacgtggcatgattgttggtgccagaagggctggtctgataTTTCAGAAACGGCTaactactgggattttcacgcacaaccatctctagggtttacagagaatggtccgaaaagaaaaaacatccagtgagcggcagttctgtgggcggaaatgccttgttgatgccagaggtcagaggagaatggccagactggttcgagctgatagaagggcaacagtgactcaaataaccccCCGTtccaaccaaggtgggcagaagagcatctctgaacgcacagtactccaactttgaggcagatgggctacacacagaagaccacatcgggtgccactcctttcagctaagaacagaaacggagactacaatttgcacaagctcatcgaaattggacaatagagattggaaaaacgttgcctggtctggtGAGTCTCGATtcctgctgcgacagtcggatggtaggtcagaatttggcgtctccaacatgaaagcatggatccatcctgccttgtatcaacggtttctgctgtggtggtggtgtcatggtgtggggaatattttcttggcactctttgggccccttggaccaattgagcatcgttgcaacgccacgcctacctgagtattgttgctgacccatgtccatccctttatgaccataatgtacccaacttctgatggctactttcagcaggataatgcgccatgtcataaagctggaatcatcacagactggtttcttgaacatgacaatgagttcgctgtactcaaatggcctccacagcaccagatctcaatccaatagagcatcttgggatgtgtggaacgggagattcgcatcatggatgtgcagccgacaaatctgcggcaactgtgtgatgcctcatgtcaatatggaccaaactccctgaggaatgcttccacaccttgttgaatctatgccatgaaattgaggcagttctgaaggcaaaagggggtccaacccttACTAGCATGGTGTACCTATAAAGTGGCCGTGAGTGTCCaatgttgtgtctctttgtgacGAGGGCCCGGCCCAGCCAGTCCCAGcctgatggcagcattaatgtGAGAGCCCAGTAGTTTTCTGGGGGGAAACCCTGATGTCCCCCCAGCtccatacatatttttttatttacatactatttacaagtacaatttttttccccaaccctGACAAGAATAAAAATCCAGGGTCAAACG
This genomic stretch from Etheostoma spectabile isolate EspeVRDwgs_2016 chromosome 8, UIUC_Espe_1.0, whole genome shotgun sequence harbors:
- the LOC116693456 gene encoding uncharacterized protein LOC116693456: MLNTSQQLHFQHIHRVLLHPPSSSLQPPSSSLQQACAAAASMSNSDRVVLALGGAGTVGSGIVKALLDKGFKVAVISRDSSRLERLQSFVSPNTKDNLTTVVGNVGSEEGAEEAKKALLKAVGKVSDIVSSLGFSWWQGGPPHTQSVKDLHWVIETLLFSTFVSWKAFFPLVRDDSNCTYTFITGGAGDKLLMPGTGFLTVGSASTLAFCQVLREEYPQVPCKLNQVKIDAGVATPERMTPGYLNHLDLGEAVATLVERRNTSHTVFTVNCPADLKTVLLERNL